The following proteins come from a genomic window of Takifugu rubripes chromosome 11, fTakRub1.2, whole genome shotgun sequence:
- the LOC101074054 gene encoding cyclin-dependent kinase-like 1 isoform X5: protein MLKQLKHVNLVNLLEVFRRKRRLHLVFEFCEQTVLNELDRHPRGVPEGQLKSIVWQTLQAVNFCHKHNCIHRDVKPENILLTKTGIIKLCDFGFARILTGPEDDYTDYVATRWYRAPELLVGDTQYGPPVDVWALGCVFAELLNGNPLWPGKSDVDQLYLIRKTLGDLIPHHQQIFRSNVFFSGVNIPEPDTMEPLDKRFYGVPPHALQVMKSCLVMDPSLRLSCEELLELPYFGEEVASWGRESERPGRRHDKGSRRRQAGVQYLPQLPNSNISPAPDVKKQVKHKYHLPNI from the exons ATGCTGAAG CAGCTGAAACATGTGAATCTGGTCAATCTGCTGGAGGTCTTCAGGAGGAAAAGACGCCTCCATTTAGTGTTTGAGTTCTGTGAGCAGACGGTCCTCAATGAGCTGGACAGACACCCAAGAGG GGTTCCTGAGGGCCAGCTGAAAAGTATAGTGTGGCAGACTCTGCAGGCCGTTAACTTCTGCCACAAACACAAC TGTATTCACCGCGACGTGAAACCGGAGAACATCCTCCTCACCAAAACTGGAATCATCAAGCTGTGTGACTTTGGATTCGCTCGCATTCTGA CAGGGCCTGAGGATGATTATACCGACTATGTTGCGACTCGCTGGTACCGAGCTCCCGAGCTGCTGGTTGGGGATACGCAGTACGGCCCTCCTGTGGACGTTTGGGCTCTGGGCTGTGTTTTTGCAGAGCTCCTAAATGGAAATCCACTCTGGCCTGGGAAGTCTGATGTTGATCAGCTTTACCTCATCCGGAAAACTCTAG GTGACCTGATCCCCCATCACCAGCAGATCTTCCGTTCCAATGTGTTCTTCAGCGGGGTTAATATTCCCGAACCTGACACAATG GAGCCACTGGATAAACGCTTTTACGGTGTGCCTCCTCATGCCCTGCAAGTGATGAAG TCATGCCTGGTGATGGACCCGTCGCTCCGGTTGTCCTGcgaagagctgctggagctccctTACTTTGGGGAGGAAGTAGCCAGCTGGGGGCGGGAGAGCGAGCGCCCAGGGAGACGACACGACAAAGGCTCCCGACGCAGGCAGGCAGGG GTTCAGTACTTGCCTCAGTTACCAAACAGCAACATCTCCCCTGCGCCAGATGTGAAGAAACAAGTGAAGCATAAATACCACCTGCCCAACATTTAG
- the LOC101073907 gene encoding cytochrome P450 2F3-like, which yields MDLTVMLLTATLLLVVLWILNAHTRKHTRLPPGPRGIPVLGNLLQLDKKAPFKSLLKLSENYGPVLTVALGPQRTVVLVGYEAVKDALVDHADDFTGRGPVPFLMKVTRGYGLAISNGERWRQLRRFTLTTLRDFGMGRKGMEEWIQEESKHLVTRIKSTEGAPFDPTFFLSCTVSNVICCLVFGQRFSYDDEHFLSLLHIISETIQFGSSASGLMYNLFPRLMEWLPGRHREMFGKIEKVRAFTMEKIEEHQDTLDPSSPRDYIDCFLMRLQQEKPQPNTEFNYDNLVSTVLNLYLAGTETTSSTIRYALNVLIRHPKIQEKMQEDIDSVIGQGRCPYVEDRKSLPFTDAVLHEIQRYLDMIPFSIPHYALQDISFRGYTIPKDTLIIPLLHSVLKDDKMWETPGSFNPQHFLDGNGSFKKNPAFLPFSAGKRACVGESLARMEIFLFVVSLVQHFTLSCPGGPDSVDLTPEYSSFANVPRKYKIIATPRWQ from the exons ATGGACCTCACCGTCATGTTGCTGACAGCGACGCTGCTTCTTGTTGTCCTGTGGATTTTAAACGCGCACACGCGTAAACACACGCGTTTACCTCCCGGCCCCCGGGGAATACCAGTCTTAGGAAACCTGCTCCAGCTGGACAAGAAAGCCCCGTTTAAAAGTTTGTTAAAG CTGAGTGAGAACTACGGCCCTGTGCTCACCGTGGCCCTGGGGCCCCAGAGGACTGTGGTCCTGGTGGGCTATGAAGCCGTCAAAGATGCACTGGTGGACCACGCTGATGACTTCACCGGCCGGGGCCCTGTGCCTTTTCTCATGAAAGTTACCAGAGGCTATG GTCTGGCCATCAGCAATGGGGAGCGCTGGAGACAGTTACGGCGTTTCACGCTGACGACCCTGAGAGACTTTGGGATGGGACGAAAAGGGATGGAAGagtggatccaggaggagaGCAAGCATCTTGTGACGCGCATTAAATCCACCGAGG GCGCGCCTTTTGATCCCACCTTCTTCCTGAGCTGCACCGTTTCGAATGTGATCTGCTGCTTGGTGTTCGGGCAGCGCTTCAGCTACGACGACGAGCACTTCCTCAGCCTCCTGCACATCATCTCAGAGACCATACAGTTTGGCAGCAGTGCGAGTGGGCTG ATGTACAACCTGTTCCCCAGGTTGATGGAATGGCTCCCGGGCAGACACCGCGAAATGTTTGGCAAGATCGAGAAGGTGAGAGCGTTTACGATGGAAAAGATCGAGGAACACCAAGACACTTTAGATCCCAGCTCTCCCAGAGATTACATCGACTGCTTCCTCATGCGACTCCAACAG gAAAAGCCTCAACCAAACACAGAGTTCAATTATGACAACCTGGTGTCCACGGTGTTGAATCTGTATTTGGCAGGAACTGAGACCACCAGCTCAACCATCAGATACGCGCTGAATGTGCTGATCAGACACCCAAAAATTCAGG agaaaatgcaGGAGGATATTGACAGTGTGATCGGACAGGGACGCTGCCCTTAtgtggaggacaggaagtccCTCCCCTTCACCGACGCGGTGCTGCATGAAATCCAGCGTTATCTGGATATGATCCCCTTTAGCATTCCTCACTATGCACTCCAGGACATCTCATTCAGGGGTTACACAATTCCCAAG GACACACTGATCATCCCATTATTGCACTCTGTGCTGAAAGATGACAAAATGTGGGAGACGCCTGGGTCCTTCAACCCTCAGCACTTCCTGGACGGGAATGGCAGCTTTAAGAAAAATCCTGCTTTCCTCCCATTTTCTGCAG GGAAGCGAGCTTGTGTCGGAGAGTCCCTCGCTCGCATGGAGATATTCCTCTTTGTCGTCTCCCTTGTGCAGCATTTCACCCTGAGCTGCCCCGGGGGACCCGACAGCGTGGACCTCACCCCCGAGTACAGCTCCTTCGCTAATGTGCCTCGCAAATACAAGATCATTGCAACACCCAGGTGGCAATAA
- the tgfb1a gene encoding transforming growth factor, beta 1a precursor: MRLTLLTLVIFYMVGNISGMSTCKTLDLEMVKKKRIEAIRSQILSKLRLPKEPEPDQSQDEENIPTPLLSLYDSVKEMLKEQRTEDQTRISVEQEEMEYFAKVPHKFNMSINSTAIMGNKNVAVPFNISEIRQSVGKYHQLTSAELRIHIKKPMILEDQRVELYYGLDPSARYLTTRLINNKMKDKWISFDVTEPLRKWLETSDDEQGFQLRLFCECSKTTEDSFSFYIDGFSSERGDTGVVQQLTQQPPYILTMSIPNNISNPFNARKKRSTDTKDTCTAQTDTCCVRSLYIDFRKDLGWKWINKPDGYHANYCMGSCTYIWNAENKYSQILALYKHHNPGASAQPCCVPQTLEPLPILYYVGRQHKVEQLSNMIVKSCKCS; the protein is encoded by the exons ATGAGGCTGACTCTCTTGACACTCGTGATTTTTTACATGGTGGGAAATATAAGTGGAATGTCGACATGTAAGACGCTGGACCTGGAGATGGTGAAGAAAAAGCGCATCGAGGCCATCAGGAGTCAGATCCTCAGCAAGCTGCGCTTGCCGAAGGAGCCTGAGCCGGATCAGAGTCAAGATGAGGAGAACATCCCCACGCCTCTGCTGTCCCTCTACGACAGCGTCAaggagatgctgaaggagcAGCGGACCGAGGACCAGACGCGGATCTCCGTAGAACAGGAGGAAATGGAGTACTTCGCCAAGGTGCCGCACAAGTTCAACATGA gTATAAACAGTACAGCAATCATGGGGAACAAAAATGTCGCAGTTCCCTTCAACATATCTGAGATACGACAAAGTGTCGGGAAATACCACCAGCTAACCAGCGCAGAGTTGCGGATTCACATCAAGAAACCTATGATACTCGAAGACCAACGGGTGGAACTCTACTACGGTCTGGACCCCTCAGCTCGATACCTCACTACTCGCTTAATCAATAACAAGATGAAAGACAAATGGATTTCCTTTGATGTGACAGAACCTCTACGGAAATGGCTTGAAACAAGCG ATGACGAGCAAGGCTTCCAACTTCGGCTGTTCTGTGAATGCAGCAAGACCACCGAGGATAGCTTCAGCTTCTACATCGACGGGTTCTCGAGTGAACGGGGGGACACGGGCGTCGTGCAACAGCTGACGCAGCAGCCACCCTATATTCTGACCATGTCCATTCCAAATAACATCAGCAACCCCTTCAACGCACGCAAAAAACGCTCCACAGATACAAAGGACACCTGTACAGC TCAGACAGACACCTGCTGTGTGAGGAGCCTATACATTGACTTTAGGAAAGATCTGGGCTGGAAGTGGATTAACAAGCCAGACGGCTACCATGCCAATTACTGCATGGGCTCCTGCACCTACATCTGGAATGCTGAAAACAAATATTCTCAG ATCTTGGCCCTTTATAAACATCACAACCCGGGAGCTTCTGCTCAGCCTTGCTGTGTTCCTCAGACATTGGAGCCACTGCCCATCCTGTACTACGTGGGCAGGCAGCATAAG gtggagcagctgtctAATATGATCGTGAAGTCTTGCAAGTGTAGCTAA
- the LOC101074054 gene encoding cyclin-dependent kinase-like 1 isoform X1 codes for MKSSKRWQGSANSRQKKGKEEMERAVRAADSGCDKHLQRRGNTCSPWALFAPDLSHWRSQWSSACLPSCKAAPSQTCCKHADNAGRKPSRERGLRAGTREGGEPAGVSADHQMEKYEKLSKIGEGSYGVVFKCRHKDTGQIVAIKKFVESEDDPVIKKIALREIRMLKQLKHVNLVNLLEVFRRKRRLHLVFEFCEQTVLNELDRHPRGVPEGQLKSIVWQTLQAVNFCHKHNCIHRDVKPENILLTKTGIIKLCDFGFARILTGPEDDYTDYVATRWYRAPELLVGDTQYGPPVDVWALGCVFAELLNGNPLWPGKSDVDQLYLIRKTLGDLIPHHQQIFRSNVFFSGVNIPEPDTMEPLDKRFYGVPPHALQVMKSCLVMDPSLRLSCEELLELPYFGEEVASWGRESERPGRRHDKGSRRRQAGVQYLPQLPNSNISPAPDVKKQVKHKYHLPNI; via the exons ATGAAGTCTTCAAAACGCTGGCAAGGGTCAGCAAATAGCcgacagaaaaaaggaaaggaagagaTGGAGCGAGCGGTACGGGCAGCTGACTCAGGCTGCGATAAACATCTGCAG AGACGAGGAAACACATGCTCCCCATGGGCACTGTTTGCTCCGGACCTGAGTCACTGGAGATCTCAGTGGTCATCagcctgccttccttcctgcaaAGCTGCCCCGTCACAAACATGCTGCAAACACGCAGATAATGCGGGCAGGAAACCCAGCCGAGAGAGGGGCCTGAGAGCAGGAACGAGAGAAGGGGGCGAGCCAG CAGGTGTCAGTGCTGACCACCAGATGGAGAAATATGAAAAGTTGTCCAAAATCGGTGAGGGATCCTATGGTGTGGTGTTCAAAtgcagacacaaagacacaggCCAGATCGTCGCAATCAAGAAGTTTGTGGAATCTGAAGACGACCCCGTCATCAAGAAGATTGCATTACGAGAAATACGCATGCTGAAG CAGCTGAAACATGTGAATCTGGTCAATCTGCTGGAGGTCTTCAGGAGGAAAAGACGCCTCCATTTAGTGTTTGAGTTCTGTGAGCAGACGGTCCTCAATGAGCTGGACAGACACCCAAGAGG GGTTCCTGAGGGCCAGCTGAAAAGTATAGTGTGGCAGACTCTGCAGGCCGTTAACTTCTGCCACAAACACAAC TGTATTCACCGCGACGTGAAACCGGAGAACATCCTCCTCACCAAAACTGGAATCATCAAGCTGTGTGACTTTGGATTCGCTCGCATTCTGA CAGGGCCTGAGGATGATTATACCGACTATGTTGCGACTCGCTGGTACCGAGCTCCCGAGCTGCTGGTTGGGGATACGCAGTACGGCCCTCCTGTGGACGTTTGGGCTCTGGGCTGTGTTTTTGCAGAGCTCCTAAATGGAAATCCACTCTGGCCTGGGAAGTCTGATGTTGATCAGCTTTACCTCATCCGGAAAACTCTAG GTGACCTGATCCCCCATCACCAGCAGATCTTCCGTTCCAATGTGTTCTTCAGCGGGGTTAATATTCCCGAACCTGACACAATG GAGCCACTGGATAAACGCTTTTACGGTGTGCCTCCTCATGCCCTGCAAGTGATGAAG TCATGCCTGGTGATGGACCCGTCGCTCCGGTTGTCCTGcgaagagctgctggagctccctTACTTTGGGGAGGAAGTAGCCAGCTGGGGGCGGGAGAGCGAGCGCCCAGGGAGACGACACGACAAAGGCTCCCGACGCAGGCAGGCAGGG GTTCAGTACTTGCCTCAGTTACCAAACAGCAACATCTCCCCTGCGCCAGATGTGAAGAAACAAGTGAAGCATAAATACCACCTGCCCAACATTTAG
- the LOC101074054 gene encoding cyclin-dependent kinase-like 1 isoform X4, translating to MEKYEKLSKIGEGSYGVVFKCRHKDTGQIVAIKKFVESEDDPVIKKIALREIRMLKQLKHVNLVNLLEVFRRKRRLHLVFEFCEQTVLNELDRHPRGVPEGQLKSIVWQTLQAVNFCHKHNCIHRDVKPENILLTKTGIIKLCDFGFARILTGPEDDYTDYVATRWYRAPELLVGDTQYGPPVDVWALGCVFAELLNGNPLWPGKSDVDQLYLIRKTLGDLIPHHQQIFRSNVFFSGVNIPEPDTMEPLDKRFYGVPPHALQVMKSCLVMDPSLRLSCEELLELPYFGEEVASWGRESERPGRRHDKGSRRRQAGVQYLPQLPNSNISPAPDVKKQVKHKYHLPNI from the exons ATGGAGAAATATGAAAAGTTGTCCAAAATCGGTGAGGGATCCTATGGTGTGGTGTTCAAAtgcagacacaaagacacaggCCAGATCGTCGCAATCAAGAAGTTTGTGGAATCTGAAGACGACCCCGTCATCAAGAAGATTGCATTACGAGAAATACGCATGCTGAAG CAGCTGAAACATGTGAATCTGGTCAATCTGCTGGAGGTCTTCAGGAGGAAAAGACGCCTCCATTTAGTGTTTGAGTTCTGTGAGCAGACGGTCCTCAATGAGCTGGACAGACACCCAAGAGG GGTTCCTGAGGGCCAGCTGAAAAGTATAGTGTGGCAGACTCTGCAGGCCGTTAACTTCTGCCACAAACACAAC TGTATTCACCGCGACGTGAAACCGGAGAACATCCTCCTCACCAAAACTGGAATCATCAAGCTGTGTGACTTTGGATTCGCTCGCATTCTGA CAGGGCCTGAGGATGATTATACCGACTATGTTGCGACTCGCTGGTACCGAGCTCCCGAGCTGCTGGTTGGGGATACGCAGTACGGCCCTCCTGTGGACGTTTGGGCTCTGGGCTGTGTTTTTGCAGAGCTCCTAAATGGAAATCCACTCTGGCCTGGGAAGTCTGATGTTGATCAGCTTTACCTCATCCGGAAAACTCTAG GTGACCTGATCCCCCATCACCAGCAGATCTTCCGTTCCAATGTGTTCTTCAGCGGGGTTAATATTCCCGAACCTGACACAATG GAGCCACTGGATAAACGCTTTTACGGTGTGCCTCCTCATGCCCTGCAAGTGATGAAG TCATGCCTGGTGATGGACCCGTCGCTCCGGTTGTCCTGcgaagagctgctggagctccctTACTTTGGGGAGGAAGTAGCCAGCTGGGGGCGGGAGAGCGAGCGCCCAGGGAGACGACACGACAAAGGCTCCCGACGCAGGCAGGCAGGG GTTCAGTACTTGCCTCAGTTACCAAACAGCAACATCTCCCCTGCGCCAGATGTGAAGAAACAAGTGAAGCATAAATACCACCTGCCCAACATTTAG
- the ppp5c gene encoding serine/threonine-protein phosphatase 5 has protein sequence MVRGSDNGSEKMAEGDNSAELLKEKANQYFKEKDYENAIKYYSEALELNPTNAIYYSNRSLAYLRTECYGYALADATKALEIDKNYIKGYYRRATSNMALGKFKAALKDYETVVRVRPNDKDARMKYQECNKIVKQKAFERAIASDETKKSVVDSLDIENMTIEDDYAGPKLENGKVTLAFMKEMMDWFEDQKKLHRKCAYQILVQVKEVLSKLPSLIEIALKETEKITICGDTHGQYYDLLNIFKLNGLPSETNPYLFNGDFVDRGSFSLEVILTLFGFKLLYPDNFHLLRGNHETDNMNQMYGFEGEIKAKYTAQMFQLFSEVFQWLPLAQCINNKVLVMHGGLFSEDGVTLEDLRKIERNRQPPDSGPMCDLLWSDPQPQNGRSISKRGVSCQFGPDVTERFLNQNKLDFIVRSHEVKAEGYEVTHSGKCITVFSAPNYCDQMGNKGAYIHLRGSDLKPEFHQFTAVPHPNVKPMAYANTLMQMGLM, from the exons ATGGTTCGCGGATCGGATAACGGCAGTGAGAAGATGGCGGAGGGAGATAACAGTGCAGAGCTACTGAAGGAGAAGGCAAATCAGTACTTTAAAG AGAAAGACTATGAAAATGCAATCAAGTACTACTCAGAAGCCCTGGAGCTCAATCCAACCAATGCCATCTATTATAGCAACCGAAGCCTGGCATACCTGCGCACAGAGTGCTATGGCTATGCCCTGGCAGATGCAACGAAGGCCCTGGAGATAGACAAAAACTACATTAAGGGATATTATCGTCGTGCCACCTCCAACATGGCACTGGGCAAGTTCAAGGCTGCACTTAAGGACTATGAAACA GTAGTAAGAGTTCGACCAAATGACAAGGATGCAAGGATGAAGTATCAAGAATGTAACAAGATTGTGAAGCAGAAGGCTTTTGAGAGAGCAATTGCCAGTGATGAGACAAAAAAATCTGTTGTTGACTCTCTGGACATTGAAAATATGA CCATTGAGGATGACTATGCAGGCCCAAAACTTGAAAATGGTAAAGTGACATTGGCATTCATGAAAGAGATGATGGATTGGTTCGAAGATCAGAAGAAACTCCACAGAAAGTGCGCTTACCag ATTTTGGTGCAAGTTAAAGAAGTTCTGTCAAAACTACCAAGTCTGATTGAAATCGCATTAAAAGAA acagaaaaaataacAATTTGTGGCGACACTCATGGACAATACTATGATCTCCTCAACATTTTTAAGTTGAACGGCCTTCCGTCAGAGACCAACCCATAT CTGTTTAACGGAGACTTTGTAGATCGCGGTTCTTTCTCTCTTGAAGTTATTCTTACCCTCTTCGGATTCAAGCTGCTCTATCCTGACAACTTTCACTTGCTTCGAG GTAACCATGAGACAGACAATATGAACCAGATGTATGGTTTTGAAGGAGAAATCAAAGCTAAGTACACCGCCCAGATGTTCCAGCTCTTCAGTGAGGTCTTCCAGTGGTTGCCTCTTGCACAGTGTATCAACAACAAAGTACTG GTGATGCATGGTGGTCTGTTCAGTGAAGATGGCGTCACATTAGAAGACCTTAGAAAGATTGAGAGGAACAGACAACCTCCTGACTCAG GTCCAATGTGTGACCTGCTCTGGTCTGATCCACAGCCTCAG AATGGCCGTTCCATCAGCAAGCGAGGAGTGAGCTGTCAGTTCGGGCCAGATGTGACGGAACGCTTTCTCAACCAGAACAAGCTGGACTTCATTGTGCGAAGTCATGAGGTCAAGGCAGAGGGCTATGAGGTCACTCATTCAGGGAAGTGCATCACCGTGTTTTCAGCGCCCAATTACTG TGATCAGATGGGAAAC
- the LOC101074054 gene encoding cyclin-dependent kinase-like 1 isoform X3: MLFLRSQLFLISPQLQRAGVSADHQMEKYEKLSKIGEGSYGVVFKCRHKDTGQIVAIKKFVESEDDPVIKKIALREIRMLKQLKHVNLVNLLEVFRRKRRLHLVFEFCEQTVLNELDRHPRGVPEGQLKSIVWQTLQAVNFCHKHNCIHRDVKPENILLTKTGIIKLCDFGFARILTGPEDDYTDYVATRWYRAPELLVGDTQYGPPVDVWALGCVFAELLNGNPLWPGKSDVDQLYLIRKTLGDLIPHHQQIFRSNVFFSGVNIPEPDTMEPLDKRFYGVPPHALQVMKSCLVMDPSLRLSCEELLELPYFGEEVASWGRESERPGRRHDKGSRRRQAGVQYLPQLPNSNISPAPDVKKQVKHKYHLPNI; the protein is encoded by the exons ATGCTTTTTCTGCGGAGTCAACTCTTTCTTATTTCTCCGCAGTTGCAAAGGG CAGGTGTCAGTGCTGACCACCAGATGGAGAAATATGAAAAGTTGTCCAAAATCGGTGAGGGATCCTATGGTGTGGTGTTCAAAtgcagacacaaagacacaggCCAGATCGTCGCAATCAAGAAGTTTGTGGAATCTGAAGACGACCCCGTCATCAAGAAGATTGCATTACGAGAAATACGCATGCTGAAG CAGCTGAAACATGTGAATCTGGTCAATCTGCTGGAGGTCTTCAGGAGGAAAAGACGCCTCCATTTAGTGTTTGAGTTCTGTGAGCAGACGGTCCTCAATGAGCTGGACAGACACCCAAGAGG GGTTCCTGAGGGCCAGCTGAAAAGTATAGTGTGGCAGACTCTGCAGGCCGTTAACTTCTGCCACAAACACAAC TGTATTCACCGCGACGTGAAACCGGAGAACATCCTCCTCACCAAAACTGGAATCATCAAGCTGTGTGACTTTGGATTCGCTCGCATTCTGA CAGGGCCTGAGGATGATTATACCGACTATGTTGCGACTCGCTGGTACCGAGCTCCCGAGCTGCTGGTTGGGGATACGCAGTACGGCCCTCCTGTGGACGTTTGGGCTCTGGGCTGTGTTTTTGCAGAGCTCCTAAATGGAAATCCACTCTGGCCTGGGAAGTCTGATGTTGATCAGCTTTACCTCATCCGGAAAACTCTAG GTGACCTGATCCCCCATCACCAGCAGATCTTCCGTTCCAATGTGTTCTTCAGCGGGGTTAATATTCCCGAACCTGACACAATG GAGCCACTGGATAAACGCTTTTACGGTGTGCCTCCTCATGCCCTGCAAGTGATGAAG TCATGCCTGGTGATGGACCCGTCGCTCCGGTTGTCCTGcgaagagctgctggagctccctTACTTTGGGGAGGAAGTAGCCAGCTGGGGGCGGGAGAGCGAGCGCCCAGGGAGACGACACGACAAAGGCTCCCGACGCAGGCAGGCAGGG GTTCAGTACTTGCCTCAGTTACCAAACAGCAACATCTCCCCTGCGCCAGATGTGAAGAAACAAGTGAAGCATAAATACCACCTGCCCAACATTTAG
- the LOC101074054 gene encoding cyclin-dependent kinase-like 1 isoform X2 encodes MTDMSTGPESHQCLPRTRGGCESELLPGVSADHQMEKYEKLSKIGEGSYGVVFKCRHKDTGQIVAIKKFVESEDDPVIKKIALREIRMLKQLKHVNLVNLLEVFRRKRRLHLVFEFCEQTVLNELDRHPRGVPEGQLKSIVWQTLQAVNFCHKHNCIHRDVKPENILLTKTGIIKLCDFGFARILTGPEDDYTDYVATRWYRAPELLVGDTQYGPPVDVWALGCVFAELLNGNPLWPGKSDVDQLYLIRKTLGDLIPHHQQIFRSNVFFSGVNIPEPDTMEPLDKRFYGVPPHALQVMKSCLVMDPSLRLSCEELLELPYFGEEVASWGRESERPGRRHDKGSRRRQAGVQYLPQLPNSNISPAPDVKKQVKHKYHLPNI; translated from the exons ATGACTGACATGTCAACAGGCCCTGAATCGCACCAGTGTCTGCCCAGGACTCGTGGTGGCTGTGAAAGCGAACTTCTGCCAG GTGTCAGTGCTGACCACCAGATGGAGAAATATGAAAAGTTGTCCAAAATCGGTGAGGGATCCTATGGTGTGGTGTTCAAAtgcagacacaaagacacaggCCAGATCGTCGCAATCAAGAAGTTTGTGGAATCTGAAGACGACCCCGTCATCAAGAAGATTGCATTACGAGAAATACGCATGCTGAAG CAGCTGAAACATGTGAATCTGGTCAATCTGCTGGAGGTCTTCAGGAGGAAAAGACGCCTCCATTTAGTGTTTGAGTTCTGTGAGCAGACGGTCCTCAATGAGCTGGACAGACACCCAAGAGG GGTTCCTGAGGGCCAGCTGAAAAGTATAGTGTGGCAGACTCTGCAGGCCGTTAACTTCTGCCACAAACACAAC TGTATTCACCGCGACGTGAAACCGGAGAACATCCTCCTCACCAAAACTGGAATCATCAAGCTGTGTGACTTTGGATTCGCTCGCATTCTGA CAGGGCCTGAGGATGATTATACCGACTATGTTGCGACTCGCTGGTACCGAGCTCCCGAGCTGCTGGTTGGGGATACGCAGTACGGCCCTCCTGTGGACGTTTGGGCTCTGGGCTGTGTTTTTGCAGAGCTCCTAAATGGAAATCCACTCTGGCCTGGGAAGTCTGATGTTGATCAGCTTTACCTCATCCGGAAAACTCTAG GTGACCTGATCCCCCATCACCAGCAGATCTTCCGTTCCAATGTGTTCTTCAGCGGGGTTAATATTCCCGAACCTGACACAATG GAGCCACTGGATAAACGCTTTTACGGTGTGCCTCCTCATGCCCTGCAAGTGATGAAG TCATGCCTGGTGATGGACCCGTCGCTCCGGTTGTCCTGcgaagagctgctggagctccctTACTTTGGGGAGGAAGTAGCCAGCTGGGGGCGGGAGAGCGAGCGCCCAGGGAGACGACACGACAAAGGCTCCCGACGCAGGCAGGCAGGG GTTCAGTACTTGCCTCAGTTACCAAACAGCAACATCTCCCCTGCGCCAGATGTGAAGAAACAAGTGAAGCATAAATACCACCTGCCCAACATTTAG